A single Arachidicoccus sp. BS20 DNA region contains:
- a CDS encoding RNA recognition motif domain-containing protein, producing MNIYVGNLSWSLTSDDLHELFAPYGEVISAKVVTDKFNNNRSKGFGFVEMADDEAANAAISGLHETEVGGRKIIVNQKQENAGGGDYKKKSYGNGGGYRDRNSGGGYRNNY from the coding sequence ATGAACATTTACGTAGGAAACTTAAGCTGGAGCTTAACCAGCGATGACTTGCACGAATTATTTGCTCCTTATGGAGAAGTTATTTCTGCAAAAGTTGTAACAGACAAGTTCAACAACAACCGTTCTAAAGGTTTTGGTTTTGTAGAAATGGCAGATGATGAAGCTGCAAACGCTGCAATTTCAGGCTTGCACGAAACTGAAGTTGGCGGTCGCAAAATCATTGTGAACCAAAAACAAGAAAACGCAGGCGGTGGCGATTACAAAAAGAAAAGCTATGGCAACGGCGGCGGTTATCGCGACCGTAACAGCGGTGGCGGTTACAGAAACAATTATTAA